A stretch of DNA from Methylobacterium sp. CB376:
CGCTCGCCTACCATTCGAGCGGTCCGCAGATCGCCCTGGTGGTGATCGTGCTCGCGGCGACCCGCCGCATGGGCCGGCTCTGGGCCTTCGTGCGCCTGTTCTGCGCCGCGCTGGCCTGCGCGGTCGCCGTCTCGGCCCTGCTGCCGGCGGTCGGCCCCTACGCCGCCTACGGCCTCGCCCCGCCGGATCCGGATTCGGTCGAGACCGTGGGCGCCCTCTGGCACCTCCACCCCCTCGCGCAGCTGCGCGCGGGCAGCCTGCGGGTGATCGCGCTGCAGGACATGCGCGGCCTCGTCACCTTTCCGTCGTTCCACGTCAGCCTCGCGCTGATCACCGCTTGGGCGCTCGCGCCGGTGCCGGGCCTGGGAAAGCCGGCGATCCTGGTGAACGCGGCCGTCGTGCTGGCGACGCTGAGCGCGGGCGGGCATTACCTGCCCGACCTGCTGGCCGGCGCGGCCGTGGGCGGCGCGCTGCTCGCCCGTCTCGTCCTGGCCCGCCGGCCGGCCGCGCCCACCGAGGCCGCCGGCCGGCTGATCCCGAGCGCACTCTCCCGCATCGTGCCGCGCCGGGAGCGCGCCTGATCCCGCCGGCGTCCCCCCGGACCGAGGGGCCGCCGCGCCGTGCGCGACCGCACGGAAGCCGGCGGCGCGCCCGTGTCGGATGGGCGCCAGGGAGACTCTCGATCACCGAGGAGGCGCGCATGACCCGCCGCGACACCGATCCGGGACGCACCATCGCGGCCCTGGCCGACGACCTTCCCGACGACGTGCTCGACCGCGCCGT
This window harbors:
- a CDS encoding phosphatase PAP2 family protein; the protein is MTRQRFRHEERRTRRGARIVEGLRWVTRPLAAPDPLLWALIAALLAVDGAWLWAAGIALDPAGFGGLAGLVAVLLLGALFWSRATSHPALRGMALASAGLMAGTAALGLLHYLAATLGRPLADPVLMRAEAALGFDWRAHVALVERHPAVARALALAYHSSGPQIALVVIVLAATRRMGRLWAFVRLFCAALACAVAVSALLPAVGPYAAYGLAPPDPDSVETVGALWHLHPLAQLRAGSLRVIALQDMRGLVTFPSFHVSLALITAWALAPVPGLGKPAILVNAAVVLATLSAGGHYLPDLLAGAAVGGALLARLVLARRPAAPTEAAGRLIPSALSRIVPRRERA